The Sulfurimonas sp. HSL-1716 sequence GTTCCTGCAGATGAAACTTTTACAACCAGAGCCTTCTCATCTGCAAGCTTTTTTGCAACACCCTCCGCGATAGGAGAGCGGCAGATATTTCCAAGACAAACAAATATAACAGAGTTCATAACTTCTACGGTTTTACGCTTTTTTCAAAAACTCTGTTTTCAGATAGATCTTCATACCGTTTACACGACCCTCTATATGGCCTTCGACATCCGCAGGAATCGTTATGTTTCTAACAGTTGTTCCGCGCTTTGCCGTAAAGCCCGCACCCTTAACGTCCAAATCTTTTAAGATGACAACGCTGTCTCCCGCTTTTAAAACAACACCGTTAGCATCTTTTACGACCACTTCATTACCGCTGCTCATACCTGCTTCAGCCCAGGCTTTCTCATCATCTTCAAGATAGAGCATATCCAGCAGGTCTTGGCGTCCAAGTGCATTTAAAAGTCTGTACGACATCACTTTAACGGCAGGAACTTCACTCCACATACTGTCGTTTAAACAATTAAAATGTGTTTCGTCCAGTTCACCGTTTTCTATCTGGGCTTTACAAGTAGAACAGATTAAGATCGATTGTTCGCTGCTTCCGTCTGAAGGAGCTACCTCCAAAACGGATAGATTTTCTT is a genomic window containing:
- a CDS encoding PhnA domain-containing protein — protein: MNVEQELIDRSSNRCELCGSEENLSVLEVAPSDGSSEQSILICSTCKAQIENGELDETHFNCLNDSMWSEVPAVKVMSYRLLNALGRQDLLDMLYLEDDEKAWAEAGMSSGNEVVVKDANGVVLKAGDSVVILKDLDVKGAGFTAKRGTTVRNITIPADVEGHIEGRVNGMKIYLKTEFLKKA